A genomic window from Paenibacillus sp. FSL K6-0276 includes:
- the dcuS gene encoding DcuS/MalK family sensor histidine kinase yields MRIGKMRLRLQTTITLMICLIVVLVLLIVYMMFGMKFSRQAQESLENKAITIARTVSRTPVVIDGLMGNADSGSIQDYATEISAINNVQFVVIMDMQGIRRSHPDAALIGKHFMGGDETDALHGKEKISVAQGSLGYSVRAFSPVFGPDRKLIGAVAVGISLGSVQSAVKQNHWIIYSGILVGGLIGIAGAVLLARKIKRMMFGMEPGEIAKLLEERSAMLQSTKEGILAVDKESRITLVNAEARRLMGSVGISQDPLNTKVDQFWPLLRMEKVLDNGEPLLDKEVEQSGITLLVNVVPVRVNGIIEGAIATFRDKTEVSLLMERLSGISLYAEALRAQTHEFKNKLHVIMGLTNMRSYDRLEEYLTDIVQSIRTEADSVVRLVKDPVMVGFLLGKLSRIREADVRLVILDDGVLPESADHEVSRELVTIAGNLLDNALEAVQGTDNKLIEIGFRHEDNLLTLKVSDNGTGISIGNGDHLYEQGYSTKGKDRGIGLYLVHRSVAKLEGTIHYESREGQGTEFTVQLPYIVKSDDN; encoded by the coding sequence GTGAGAATTGGAAAAATGAGATTGCGCCTTCAGACAACAATCACCCTGATGATCTGCTTGATCGTCGTCCTCGTCCTGCTGATCGTGTATATGATGTTTGGTATGAAGTTCTCCCGGCAAGCCCAGGAATCGCTGGAGAACAAGGCCATCACCATTGCCCGCACCGTTTCGCGCACGCCGGTTGTTATTGACGGTCTGATGGGAAATGCGGATTCCGGCAGCATTCAGGATTACGCAACCGAAATTAGCGCCATTAATAACGTCCAGTTTGTGGTTATTATGGACATGCAGGGGATTCGCCGTTCCCACCCCGATGCTGCTCTGATCGGCAAGCATTTCATGGGAGGGGATGAGACGGATGCATTGCATGGCAAGGAGAAAATATCCGTTGCTCAAGGTTCATTGGGCTATTCCGTGAGAGCGTTTTCGCCTGTATTCGGACCAGATCGCAAGCTGATCGGTGCAGTGGCCGTGGGAATATCGCTCGGCAGCGTCCAGTCAGCCGTAAAGCAGAATCATTGGATCATCTACTCGGGTATATTGGTTGGCGGACTTATAGGTATCGCCGGGGCTGTGCTGCTGGCACGCAAAATCAAGCGGATGATGTTCGGTATGGAGCCGGGGGAAATCGCTAAATTGCTGGAGGAGCGGAGCGCCATGCTTCAATCCACCAAGGAAGGGATATTGGCAGTAGACAAAGAATCCCGTATCACCTTAGTTAATGCTGAGGCACGAAGGTTGATGGGCAGCGTCGGAATAAGCCAGGACCCGCTTAACACGAAGGTGGATCAATTCTGGCCTCTCCTGCGGATGGAGAAAGTGCTGGATAACGGTGAGCCTTTGCTGGATAAGGAAGTGGAGCAGAGCGGCATCACGCTGCTGGTGAATGTGGTTCCGGTAAGGGTGAACGGAATCATCGAAGGAGCCATTGCCACTTTTCGGGACAAGACCGAAGTCAGTCTACTGATGGAGCGGCTTTCGGGGATATCACTGTATGCGGAGGCGCTGCGTGCCCAGACTCATGAATTTAAGAACAAGCTGCACGTGATCATGGGCCTGACCAATATGCGCAGCTACGACCGGCTGGAAGAATATCTGACAGATATTGTGCAGAGTATCCGGACAGAGGCGGACTCCGTGGTCAGACTGGTCAAAGACCCGGTTATGGTCGGATTTCTGCTGGGCAAGCTCAGCAGGATCAGGGAGGCAGATGTACGTTTGGTCATTCTGGACGACGGTGTGCTGCCCGAATCTGCCGATCACGAAGTATCCCGGGAGCTGGTCACTATTGCCGGCAATCTGCTGGATAATGCCCTGGAGGCTGTACAAGGTACAGATAACAAGCTGATAGAGATTGGATTCCGGCATGAGGACAATCTGCTTACACTCAAGGTTAGCGACAATGGTACAGGTATATCTATCGGAAATGGAGATCACCTGTATGAACAGGGCTATTCTACCAAAGGCAAGGACCGGGGTATCGGGTTGTATCTGGTGCACCGGAGTGTGGCAAAGCTGGAGGGGACGATTCACTATGAGAGCCGGGAAGGTCAAGGAACCGAGTTTACTGTGCAGTTACCCTATATTGTGAAGAGTGATGATAACTAA
- a CDS encoding PAS domain S-box protein: MLQEAIFQSSVSTIITVFDPKGRITHMNKAAETILGYQAENLIGRETPLIFHDPVEVAAYDEELSIINGKRRVLLLCDGRALGGT; encoded by the coding sequence ATGCTTCAAGAAGCCATTTTCCAGTCATCTGTAAGCACGATAATCACTGTTTTTGATCCTAAAGGAAGAATTACTCATATGAACAAGGCTGCGGAAACGATTCTTGGGTATCAAGCAGAAAATCTAATCGGCCGGGAAACACCTCTGATTTTTCATGACCCTGTGGAAGTGGCTGCCTATGACGAAGAGTTGTCCATTATAAATGGCAAACGACGCGTTCTTTTATTGTGCGATGGAAGAGCCCTCGGAGGGACGTGA
- a CDS encoding PAS domain S-box protein: MEEPSEGREWSYIRKDSSRLTISLIVSPLWLDGEITGFIGTATDITERRKLENTLQQLSL, translated from the coding sequence ATGGAAGAGCCCTCGGAGGGACGTGAATGGTCGTATATCCGAAAAGACAGCTCCCGCTTGACGATTTCGCTTATCGTTTCACCGCTTTGGTTGGACGGAGAAATTACCGGCTTCATAGGTACGGCCACAGATATTACAGAGAGGAGAAAACTGGAGAACACGCTGCAGCAGCTGTCCTTATAG
- a CDS encoding M15 family metallopeptidase — translation MLTLDQVRDKSAARLVGLHPVLAAGANALIQQSYAKGVPIVITQGLRSIAEQNALYAQGRSKPGPIVTNAKGGTSYHNYGLAFDFALLLPDGKSLSWNMNRDGNKDKIEDWQEVVQVAKRLGLEWGGDWTSFKDYPHLQMAFGLTTNQLRAGKRPTTDQVNEALKRITGEDEQVNKDVKVTITLNGSKLTDGVLDTGITYVPVRALAEALGAKVTYDAASKTVNVVKE, via the coding sequence ATGCTGACTTTGGATCAAGTGAGGGATAAATCGGCGGCGCGTCTTGTCGGGCTTCATCCTGTCTTAGCCGCAGGGGCGAATGCTTTGATTCAGCAAAGCTATGCCAAAGGAGTACCTATCGTTATTACTCAGGGATTACGGTCGATTGCTGAACAAAATGCATTGTATGCGCAGGGAAGAAGTAAGCCCGGACCTATAGTTACCAACGCCAAAGGTGGAACCAGCTATCACAATTATGGCCTTGCGTTTGACTTTGCGCTTTTGCTGCCGGATGGCAAGAGTCTTTCCTGGAATATGAACCGTGATGGTAATAAAGATAAGATAGAGGACTGGCAAGAGGTTGTACAGGTGGCCAAGCGGCTCGGATTAGAATGGGGAGGGGACTGGACGTCTTTTAAAGATTATCCCCATCTGCAGATGGCCTTCGGCTTAACCACAAATCAACTTCGGGCAGGTAAGCGTCCTACGACGGATCAGGTCAATGAAGCTTTAAAAAGAATTACCGGGGAGGATGAGCAGGTGAATAAAGACGTTAAAGTGACGATAACCTTAAACGGCAGTAAACTTACTGATGGCGTTTTAGATACTGGCATAACTTACGTACCCGTGCGGGCTCTGGCTGAGGCGCTTGGAGCAAAGGTTACGTATGATGCTGCGAGCAAGACGGTGAATGTGGTAAAAGAGTAG
- a CDS encoding YolD-like family protein — MGKKLEKNGLWESSRMMLPEHKVRIIRDERETLRRIKPILDEQKMEEIECTLALSLRSHVRVTIVLFDPFENTTFVTSIHTHSREFKLQWAEEWKWINVDDIVEVYIV, encoded by the coding sequence ATGGGCAAAAAGCTGGAGAAAAACGGACTGTGGGAAAGTAGTCGCATGATGCTGCCGGAGCACAAGGTAAGGATTATTAGGGATGAACGGGAGACGCTGCGCCGCATCAAGCCTATTCTGGATGAGCAAAAGATGGAGGAAATCGAATGTACACTGGCCTTATCATTACGGAGTCATGTGCGCGTAACTATTGTGCTGTTTGATCCCTTTGAGAATACAACATTTGTGACTTCCATTCACACCCACTCGCGTGAGTTTAAGCTGCAGTGGGCGGAGGAATGGAAGTGGATTAATGTAGATGACATCGTTGAGGTTTACATCGTCTAA
- a CDS encoding PH domain-containing protein, giving the protein MPYCTTCGSEYKQGAKFCGECGSSIDGTAPVTARRPSVNPNATQEVVLWKGKPASISDRLKGIVRLNTTTYTITSQRIMVKTGLIGKNVEEIELLRVRDLSVAQSVMDRMLGIGTLTVFSDDASAPQLLFRKIHDAQTVKDLLRKAFRDEKIANNISYREQI; this is encoded by the coding sequence ATGCCTTATTGCACAACCTGCGGATCAGAATATAAGCAGGGCGCTAAATTTTGTGGAGAATGCGGATCTAGCATTGACGGCACCGCTCCAGTGACCGCCCGTCGTCCATCAGTAAATCCTAACGCTACTCAGGAAGTCGTACTCTGGAAAGGCAAACCTGCCAGCATCTCAGATCGCCTCAAAGGAATCGTACGCCTAAACACGACTACGTACACTATTACAAGCCAGCGCATTATGGTAAAGACCGGACTTATCGGTAAAAATGTCGAAGAAATCGAATTGCTTCGTGTACGCGATTTATCCGTAGCACAATCTGTCATGGATCGGATGCTCGGCATCGGTACTTTAACTGTATTTTCTGATGATGCCTCAGCGCCTCAGCTTCTTTTTCGAAAAATCCATGATGCCCAAACCGTCAAAGATCTTCTGCGCAAAGCCTTTCGTGACGAGAAGATCGCCAACAACATTAGCTACCGCGAACAAATCTAA
- a CDS encoding IS1182 family transposase (programmed frameshift) produces MLRSNREKQQAYEFVSIEDLVPQDHLLRKVDKYIDFSFIDEKVRPLYCADNGRPAVDPVILFKMIFLGYFYGIRSERQLEREIQTNLAYRWFLGLGLTDKVPDHTTISWNRRTRFKDTNIFQDIFDEIVLQAISHRMVGGRVLVTDSTHVKANANKHQYTKQQVLQNTKDYVNELNAAVAEDRKEHGKKPLKPREEVNEEKEIKVSKTDPDSGYMIRDGKPEGFFYLDHRTVDTKYNLITDVHVTPGNVHDSVPYLSRLDRQQERFGFKIEAVALDSGYLTTPICRGLQSRKIFAVIAHRRFHPKQGLFPKWKFTFDAERNLYVCPASHELNYRTTDRKGYRQYASDPDHCKSCPLLDQCTQSRNHRKVVTRHVWEDSKEWVRNNRLSKSGKQLYRKRKETIERSFADAKELHGFRYCRLRGLPNVREQALMTAAVQNMKKMAIHLDRLEQRG; encoded by the exons ATGTTGCGTTCCAACCGAGAAAAACAACAAGCGTACGAGTTTGTCTCTATCGAAGATTTAGTTCCTCAAGATCATTTGCTACGAAAAGTAGATAAGTATATTGATTTTTCCTTTATCGATGAAAAAGTTAGGCCGTTGTACTGCGCAGATAACGGACGTCCTGCTGTTGATCCAGTTATCTTATTTAAGATGATTTTTCTTGGATACTTTTACGGCATTCGTTCCGAACGTCAATTGGAGCGAGAGATCCAAACCAATTTGGCGTACCGCTGGTTTTTAGGACTGGGATTAACCGACAAGGTTCCAGACCATACGACTATTAGTTGGAACCGGCGAACCCGATTTAAAGATACGAACATTTTTCAGGACATTTTCGATGAGATTGTTCTTCAGGCTATTTCGCACCGGATGGTCGGTGGACGGGTTCTCGTGACCGACTCAACCCATGTAAAAGCAAATGCGAATAAACACCAGTACACCAAACAACAAGTACTGCAGAACACCAAAGATTACGTGAATGAACTCAACGCTGCTGTGGCCGAAGACCGGAAAGAGCATGGAAAAAAGCCCT TGAAACCAAGAGAGGAAGTGAACGAGGAGAAAGAGATTAAAGTGAGCAAGACCGACCCAGATAGTGGATATATGATCCGGGATGGCAAACCGGAGGGCTTCTTTTATCTAGATCACCGTACCGTAGATACCAAATACAATCTCATTACCGATGTACATGTAACGCCCGGCAATGTTCATGATTCCGTGCCATATTTGTCGCGTTTAGACCGTCAGCAAGAACGTTTTGGATTTAAGATTGAAGCCGTTGCGCTCGATTCAGGTTACTTAACCACACCGATTTGTCGAGGATTACAAAGCCGAAAGATTTTTGCGGTGATTGCACACCGGAGATTTCATCCCAAGCAAGGATTGTTTCCGAAATGGAAGTTCACCTTTGATGCCGAGCGAAATTTGTATGTTTGTCCAGCCAGTCATGAACTGAATTACCGGACCACAGACCGAAAGGGTTACCGGCAGTATGCTTCTGATCCGGACCATTGTAAGAGTTGCCCATTGCTGGACCAATGCACTCAGTCCCGAAATCACCGAAAGGTGGTGACCCGGCACGTCTGGGAGGACAGCAAGGAATGGGTGCGGAATAACCGACTCAGTAAGTCGGGCAAGCAACTGTACCGCAAACGAAAAGAGACGATTGAGCGAAGCTTCGCGGATGCTAAAGAGCTCCATGGGTTTCGCTATTGCCGGTTGCGCGGACTTCCGAATGTCAGAGAACAGGCACTGATGACGGCAGCCGTGCAGAACATGAAGAAGATGGCGATCCACCTGGATCGCCTGGAACAGAGGGGGTAA
- a CDS encoding cytidine deaminase gives MEYLITIEDQTLIASAKDIITRRYEWERHHVGAALRTKTGEIFTAVHVEASMGRITVCAEAMVIGKAISEGYKEFDTIVAVRHSDPDSEEREIKVVSPCGMCRELIADYGKDCKVIVSEDGRLAKYDITELLPLRYTR, from the coding sequence ATGGAGTATTTGATTACAATAGAAGATCAGACGCTTATAGCCTCTGCTAAAGATATTATTACTAGACGTTATGAATGGGAAAGACACCATGTAGGAGCGGCGCTCCGTACTAAGACGGGGGAGATCTTTACAGCGGTACATGTAGAAGCTAGCATGGGGCGGATAACAGTCTGTGCAGAAGCGATGGTCATTGGAAAAGCGATATCCGAAGGCTACAAGGAATTTGATACGATTGTTGCGGTAAGGCATTCTGACCCAGATAGTGAGGAAAGAGAGATTAAAGTAGTCTCTCCCTGCGGTATGTGCCGTGAGTTAATTGCTGATTACGGAAAAGACTGCAAGGTTATTGTATCCGAGGATGGTCGGTTAGCTAAATATGATATTACTGAATTACTGCCGCTCAGATATACGAGATAA
- a CDS encoding NucA/NucB deoxyribonuclease domain-containing protein, with amino-acid sequence MQKFITSLIIVVLLALSGYWFEQNGDPAAPSSTSDSEVVQLTFPSDRYPETAKHIQDAIAKGESATCTINREQAEENRKESLKGIPTKKGYDRDEWPMAMCDEGGKGADIEYITPKDNRGAGSWVGNQLEVYADGTRVEFMFK; translated from the coding sequence ATACAGAAATTTATCACCAGTCTCATCATTGTTGTGTTACTTGCCTTGAGCGGTTACTGGTTTGAACAGAACGGAGACCCGGCAGCCCCCTCGTCTACATCCGATTCAGAAGTTGTTCAGCTGACCTTCCCATCGGATCGTTATCCTGAGACCGCCAAGCATATTCAGGATGCGATTGCCAAAGGGGAATCCGCCACGTGCACCATTAACCGTGAGCAGGCTGAAGAGAACCGCAAAGAATCCTTAAAAGGGATCCCCACCAAAAAAGGGTACGACCGCGATGAATGGCCAATGGCCATGTGTGATGAAGGCGGCAAAGGTGCCGACATTGAATACATAACCCCCAAAGATAACCGCGGTGCAGGAAGCTGGGTTGGTAATCAGCTAGAAGTTTATGCGGATGGAACCCGCGTAGAATTTATGTTCAAATAA
- a CDS encoding YjcZ family sporulation protein — MGMEHCGCNVGPVVSPASVGPVCSPFTSTGAILVLFILLVIITKACFF; from the coding sequence ATGGGAATGGAACATTGTGGTTGTAACGTAGGTCCTGTAGTAAGTCCAGCATCAGTAGGTCCGGTATGTAGTCCTTTTACTTCAACAGGAGCTATTCTGGTACTCTTTATCTTGCTGGTTATCATCACTAAAGCTTGCTTTTTCTAA
- a CDS encoding YjfB family protein has product MDIAALSMAMSQASLAQNVGIQVMNIAKNQAETQSQAMVEMLGKSVAPNLGKTLDISV; this is encoded by the coding sequence ATGGATATAGCTGCATTATCAATGGCAATGAGTCAAGCATCCTTAGCTCAAAATGTTGGGATACAGGTCATGAATATTGCTAAAAATCAGGCGGAAACCCAGAGCCAAGCGATGGTGGAAATGCTAGGGAAAAGCGTCGCTCCTAATTTAGGAAAAACACTTGATATTAGTGTTTAA
- a CDS encoding ImmA/IrrE family metallo-endopeptidase, producing the protein MINIKSYYQMTALEKWTEDLYKRLNLNHPSQISIAYIAERLNIWVHYLDVRSKSIEASAGMYSMFIDNRLPASLQRLEFLHELCHLLRHGNNHTLMPEHFTRAQEDESERFILYAAMPYSMISRMTLPEQREEAITYLAAEFQVPSELALQRIDQIQRRVFQGQLLAVMGRNEERLTHIQ; encoded by the coding sequence ATGATAAACATAAAATCATATTATCAAATGACTGCGCTGGAGAAGTGGACGGAAGATTTATACAAGCGCTTGAACCTTAATCATCCTTCGCAAATTTCGATTGCTTATATTGCAGAGCGTCTTAATATTTGGGTTCATTATTTGGATGTAAGAAGCAAGAGCATTGAAGCGTCTGCAGGGATGTACAGCATGTTTATCGACAACCGGCTTCCAGCTAGTCTGCAGCGGCTGGAATTTCTCCATGAGCTCTGTCACCTGCTCCGCCATGGTAACAATCATACATTGATGCCAGAGCATTTTACGCGGGCACAGGAGGATGAATCCGAGCGTTTTATTCTATACGCAGCTATGCCATACTCCATGATCTCCCGCATGACATTACCTGAACAACGGGAAGAAGCTATCACCTATCTTGCAGCAGAATTTCAAGTTCCTAGCGAGCTCGCTTTGCAACGGATTGATCAAATCCAGAGACGTGTATTTCAGGGGCAATTATTGGCCGTGATGGGAAGAAACGAAGAGCGATTAACACATATTCAATAA
- a CDS encoding DUF3139 domain-containing protein, whose amino-acid sequence MKKRTKLFFVTLIIVYGVASLALYAFRNHMNNEVIHYLVDTKDYKNEDLYKVYTQISKAPVVSTTVIFADEPNARYFYRKEKDRIYQYSMAPVKGTDPNYTYKHIEESLP is encoded by the coding sequence ATGAAGAAAAGAACAAAACTATTTTTTGTTACCCTCATTATAGTATATGGAGTTGCTTCCTTAGCGCTTTACGCCTTCCGAAATCATATGAACAATGAAGTTATTCATTATTTGGTAGATACGAAAGATTATAAGAATGAAGATCTTTATAAAGTATACACCCAGATTAGTAAGGCTCCCGTAGTAAGTACAACGGTTATTTTTGCAGATGAACCTAACGCAAGATACTTTTATCGAAAAGAAAAGGATCGGATTTATCAATATAGCATGGCACCTGTAAAAGGTACTGATCCTAACTATACATATAAACATATTGAGGAGAGTCTCCCGTGA
- a CDS encoding sigma-70 family RNA polymerase sigma factor: MQRSMTQPGNHVIKSYEIYADMLFRIALVHLGSRQDAEEATQDTFIKLIEKAPKFKDAEHQKAWLIRVITNHCKTLLGRGWRKREVKLESVEPIAVDSPEDLALLQLVMAMPMKYKTVIHLYYYEDYPIQEISKILQISQSAVKMRLQRGRQLLKLELEGVESQ; this comes from the coding sequence ATGCAGCGATCCATGACCCAGCCGGGAAATCATGTGATAAAGAGTTACGAAATCTACGCAGATATGCTGTTCCGGATTGCCTTGGTCCATTTAGGCAGCCGCCAAGATGCCGAAGAAGCCACTCAGGATACCTTCATCAAGTTGATAGAAAAAGCGCCAAAGTTCAAAGACGCTGAACATCAGAAAGCATGGCTGATCCGGGTAATCACCAATCATTGTAAAACACTATTGGGCAGAGGCTGGCGTAAGCGCGAGGTTAAGCTGGAAAGTGTTGAACCCATTGCAGTAGACAGCCCCGAAGATTTGGCTCTACTGCAGTTAGTTATGGCGATGCCCATGAAGTATAAAACCGTAATCCATCTTTATTATTACGAGGACTATCCCATCCAGGAAATCAGCAAGATTCTGCAGATTAGTCAGTCTGCCGTGAAGATGAGACTTCAGCGGGGGCGGCAACTGTTAAAACTGGAGCTGGAAGGAGTGGAATCACAATGA
- a CDS encoding DUF3037 domain-containing protein, protein MDSICKFAVLRYVPDENREEFINIGVVLHSPEENFIDCIITTNFSRVSTFDDEIDVNFLKIVLSGVKEDFSKNSTVSGPSFKDTSDFYYLEKATSIYVNQLQFSKIQLFKSSDLETDLHNLYKTYVHFEVQKNHRLTEIEVKSIMNKVIRTKISNADLEKNLKIDIGTELIELDYAYRTINDRIKVIKTFSFDYTNRGSKQATLLAKEWAYNFNKMKEKSNLIQKFDTNDIDLTTLIYVKDMTKNISIALKILKEETQTFEAHDKTQIQNFADTMVSEMKLLS, encoded by the coding sequence GTGGATTCTATTTGTAAGTTCGCAGTTCTTAGATATGTACCTGATGAAAACAGAGAAGAATTTATTAATATTGGAGTTGTACTGCATTCACCTGAAGAAAATTTCATTGATTGTATCATTACTACAAATTTCTCTAGAGTCTCTACATTTGATGATGAAATAGATGTTAATTTTTTGAAAATTGTTTTAAGTGGTGTTAAAGAAGATTTTTCTAAAAACTCCACGGTTTCAGGTCCTTCCTTTAAAGATACATCTGATTTTTATTATTTAGAAAAAGCTACATCAATATACGTAAATCAGCTTCAGTTCTCTAAAATTCAATTATTCAAATCATCAGATTTAGAAACTGACCTTCATAATCTTTATAAAACTTATGTTCATTTTGAAGTTCAGAAAAATCATAGATTAACTGAAATTGAAGTCAAGTCAATTATGAATAAAGTGATTCGTACTAAAATCTCAAATGCAGACTTAGAAAAGAATTTAAAGATTGACATTGGAACAGAATTAATTGAGTTGGATTATGCTTATAGAACGATCAATGATCGTATCAAGGTAATAAAAACCTTCTCATTTGACTACACAAATCGTGGTAGTAAACAAGCAACTTTATTAGCAAAAGAATGGGCTTATAATTTTAATAAAATGAAGGAAAAATCAAACCTGATACAAAAATTCGATACAAATGATATTGATTTAACAACTCTTATATATGTAAAAGATATGACTAAAAATATTAGTATCGCATTGAAAATTTTAAAAGAAGAAACTCAAACGTTTGAAGCTCATGACAAAACACAAATACAAAATTTTGCCGATACAATGGTTAGTGAGATGAAGCTTTTAAGCTAA
- a CDS encoding HipA family kinase produces the protein MNVINAVRPMQPVNNGVTKPYVILCDDGNQYYTKFKQNPEGTRVLANEYVCAKLADQLKLPLANPTLINIDKEFIKLYGTTISNHIECGEELSGGLHFGTKKINKAFQIANSKMLESATNIRVIPEIILFDQLICNTDRDCNGGNLIFDQSNMQLVVIDHTHVFEIGSLWNANQLNLRIGSRFEPFTQNGYIFRKLVPFVNGHNPFDPILGKMSGITDAFLWNTINGIPDEWTIPSDDKTALHSYLGDRLHRINDALHILKPLLPHWKGGT, from the coding sequence ATGAATGTCATAAACGCTGTTAGACCAATGCAACCAGTAAACAATGGAGTAACTAAACCGTATGTAATACTTTGCGATGATGGAAATCAATATTATACAAAATTCAAACAAAATCCAGAAGGGACAAGAGTTTTAGCTAACGAGTACGTTTGTGCAAAATTAGCTGATCAGCTAAAACTCCCCCTTGCAAATCCTACTTTAATTAATATTGATAAAGAATTTATTAAACTTTATGGAACAACTATCAGTAATCACATAGAATGTGGTGAAGAACTTTCTGGAGGGCTTCATTTTGGAACAAAGAAGATTAATAAAGCTTTTCAAATAGCTAACTCTAAAATGCTCGAATCTGCAACTAACATCCGGGTAATACCCGAAATAATTTTATTTGACCAGCTCATTTGTAATACCGATCGCGATTGCAATGGAGGTAACCTTATATTCGATCAATCAAACATGCAACTTGTGGTGATTGATCACACTCATGTGTTTGAAATTGGTAGCCTATGGAATGCGAATCAGTTGAACCTAAGGATAGGTTCTCGATTCGAACCTTTTACACAGAATGGGTATATATTTAGGAAACTGGTTCCTTTTGTGAATGGGCACAACCCTTTTGATCCGATTTTGGGGAAGATGTCTGGAATAACAGATGCATTTTTGTGGAATACTATTAATGGTATTCCGGATGAATGGACGATTCCTTCGGATGATAAAACGGCACTGCACTCATATTTAGGTGATCGATTACATAGAATAAATGATGCCTTGCACATACTAAAACCTTTATTACCTCATTGGAAAGGAGGGACTTAA
- a CDS encoding stress protein, which translates to MGKKLSLLLLVMLFVISGCSSDSGSSVSAGDVITKFKEAGLEAEDARALTNEDMGIAPMAFEEGQRFVLPSLGEDVGARVFVFKKTSDLDDLKKYYDEMGKASAMFFSHTYAKDKVLLQLPGKLEEEQVNKYKEVMDKL; encoded by the coding sequence ATGGGGAAAAAGTTAAGTTTGTTGCTATTGGTAATGCTGTTTGTAATCAGCGGGTGTTCAAGTGATTCCGGCAGTTCTGTAAGTGCTGGCGATGTTATTACCAAATTTAAAGAGGCTGGATTAGAAGCAGAAGACGCAAGGGCGCTGACCAATGAGGATATGGGTATTGCTCCTATGGCCTTTGAAGAAGGGCAACGTTTCGTTTTGCCATCACTTGGTGAAGATGTTGGCGCGCGAGTTTTTGTTTTCAAAAAAACCAGTGATCTTGATGATTTAAAAAAGTATTATGATGAAATGGGAAAAGCCTCTGCAATGTTTTTTAGCCACACCTATGCAAAGGATAAGGTTCTACTTCAACTTCCAGGGAAACTTGAAGAAGAGCAAGTGAACAAATATAAGGAAGTTATGGACAAACTATAA
- a CDS encoding YolD-like family protein → MKKERPVLDEQEWEWELIVLALYHSMADHEPVTIKLFDLYKEVLYKDIVIQVDRKLKRIKLRWSDDDWDWIEMSEIIAATY, encoded by the coding sequence ATGAAAAAGGAAAGGCCGGTTCTGGATGAACAGGAATGGGAATGGGAGTTAATTGTTCTAGCCCTGTATCATTCCATGGCCGACCACGAACCGGTTACGATAAAACTATTTGACCTCTATAAAGAAGTGCTCTATAAAGACATTGTCATACAGGTGGATCGGAAGCTTAAGCGGATCAAGCTCCGATGGTCAGATGACGATTGGGATTGGATAGAGATGTCCGAAATTATTGCTGCTACATATTAA